The Siniperca chuatsi isolate FFG_IHB_CAS linkage group LG2, ASM2008510v1, whole genome shotgun sequence genome window below encodes:
- the pfkfb4a gene encoding 6-phosphofructo-2-kinase/fructose-2,6-bisphosphatase 4a isoform X4 yields MMRGCSSRSKLTQNQDRAEGEGSSSSSSSSSKDELQTEPAAAAESEESAVEIVCMTNCPTLIVTVGLPARGKTYISKKLTRYLNWIGVPTREFNVGQYRRDFVKIYKSFEFFRPDNEEGLKIRRHCASAALNDVRQYLTEEGGQVAVFDATNTTRERRETIIQFAEQNGFKVFFVESVCEDPDVIQENIVQVKLSSPDYTNCNTEEAVEDFMKRIKCYENSYETLDEVLDRDLSYIKIMDVGQRYLVNRVLDHIQSRIVYYLMNIHITPRSIYLCRHGESELNVNGRIGGDSGLTPRGKEFAKKLSQFIQTQGISDLKVWTSQMKRTIQTAEALNVPYEQWKVLNEIDAGVCEEMMYEEIQEHYPLEFALRDQDKYRYRYPKGESYEDLVQRLEPVIMELERQENVLVICHQAVLRCLLAYFLDKTAEELPYLKCPLHTVLKLTPVAYGCKVESISLNVDAVNTHRERPENVNIHRTNEDALQTVPPHL; encoded by the exons ATGATGAGAGGCTGCTCCAGCAGAAGCAAGCTCACACAGAACCAGGACAGAGCGG AAGGAGagggtagcagcagcagcagcagcagcagcagcaaagatgAGCTACAGACTGAGCCAGCAGCAGCGGCTGAGTCAGAAGAATCAGCCGTGGAAATTG TATGTATGACCAACTGCCCCACCCTAATTGTGACAGTGGGCCTTCCTGCCAGGGGGAAGACCTATATCTCCAAGAAGCTGACCCGCTATCTTAACTGGATTGGAGTGCCCACCAGAG AGTTCAATGTTGGGCAGTACAGGAGAGATTTCGTGAAGATCTACAAGTCCTTTGAGTTCTTCCGTCCAGACAACGAGGAGGGGTTAAAGATCAGACG GCACTGTGCTTCGGCAGCGTTGAACGATGTGCGGCAGTATCTCACTGAAGAAGGAGGCCAAGTTGCA GTTTTTGATGCAACAAACACCAccagagaaaggagggaaacCATCATCCAGTTTGCAGAGCAGAATGGCTTTAAG gTGTTCTTCGTGGAGTCTGTGTGTGAAGATCCAGATGTCATACAGGAGAACATAgtg CAAGTGAAGCTGAGTAGCCCTGACTACACCAACTGTAACACAGAAGAAGCAGTGGAGGATTTCATGAAGAGGATCAAGTGTTATGAAAACTCCTACGAGACGCTGGATGAAGTCTTGGACAG GGATCTCTCTTACATTAAAATCATGGACGTTGGTCAGCGGTACTTGGTCAACAGGGTGTTGGACCACATCCAGAGCCGGATCGTCTACTACCTCATGAACATTCACATCACGCCGCGCTCCATCTACCTGTGCCGCCATGGTGAGAGCGAGCTCAATGTCAATGGTCGAATCGGAGGAGACTCAGGCCTCACACCTAGAGGCAAAGAG TTTGCGAAGAAGCTGAGCCAGTTCATCCAGACACAGGGCATCAGCGACCTGAAGGTGTGGACCAGTCAGATGAAGAGAACCATCCAGACAGCTGAGGCTCTCAATGTGCCCTATGAACAGTGGAAGGTCCTGAACGAGATTGATGCA GGCGTGTGTGAGGAGATGATGTATGAGGAGATTCAGGAGCACTATCCTCTGGAGTTTGCTCTGAGGGACCAGGACAAATACCGCTATCGTTACCCGAAAGGAGAG TCCTATGAGGACCTGGTGCAGCGGTTGGAGCCCGTCATCATGGAGCTGGAGCGGCAAGAGAACGTGCTGGTCATCTGTCACCAGGCCGTCTTGCGCTGCCTGTTGGCCTATTTCCTGGACAAGACAGCAG AAGAGCTGCCGTACCTGAAGTGCCCGCTGCACACTGTGCTGAAGCTAACGCCAGTGGCCTACG GCTGTAAGGTGGAGTCCATCAGCTTAAATGTGGATGCAGTCAACACACACCGAGAAAGACCAGAG AATGTGAACATCCATCGTACAAACGAAGACGCCCTGCAGACCGTCCCTCCTCACCTCTGA
- the pfkfb4a gene encoding 6-phosphofructo-2-kinase/fructose-2,6-bisphosphatase 4a isoform X6 codes for MMRGCSSRSKLTQNQDRAVCMTNCPTLIVTVGLPARGKTYISKKLTRYLNWIGVPTREFNVGQYRRDFVKIYKSFEFFRPDNEEGLKIRRHCASAALNDVRQYLTEEGGQVAVFDATNTTRERRETIIQFAEQNGFKVFFVESVCEDPDVIQENIVQVKLSSPDYTNCNTEEAVEDFMKRIKCYENSYETLDEVLDRDLSYIKIMDVGQRYLVNRVLDHIQSRIVYYLMNIHITPRSIYLCRHGESELNVNGRIGGDSGLTPRGKEFAKKLSQFIQTQGISDLKVWTSQMKRTIQTAEALNVPYEQWKVLNEIDAGVCEEMMYEEIQEHYPLEFALRDQDKYRYRYPKGESYEDLVQRLEPVIMELERQENVLVICHQAVLRCLLAYFLDKTAEELPYLKCPLHTVLKLTPVAYGCKVESISLNVDAVNTHRERPENVNIHRTNEDALQTVPPHL; via the exons ATGATGAGAGGCTGCTCCAGCAGAAGCAAGCTCACACAGAACCAGGACAGAGCGG TATGTATGACCAACTGCCCCACCCTAATTGTGACAGTGGGCCTTCCTGCCAGGGGGAAGACCTATATCTCCAAGAAGCTGACCCGCTATCTTAACTGGATTGGAGTGCCCACCAGAG AGTTCAATGTTGGGCAGTACAGGAGAGATTTCGTGAAGATCTACAAGTCCTTTGAGTTCTTCCGTCCAGACAACGAGGAGGGGTTAAAGATCAGACG GCACTGTGCTTCGGCAGCGTTGAACGATGTGCGGCAGTATCTCACTGAAGAAGGAGGCCAAGTTGCA GTTTTTGATGCAACAAACACCAccagagaaaggagggaaacCATCATCCAGTTTGCAGAGCAGAATGGCTTTAAG gTGTTCTTCGTGGAGTCTGTGTGTGAAGATCCAGATGTCATACAGGAGAACATAgtg CAAGTGAAGCTGAGTAGCCCTGACTACACCAACTGTAACACAGAAGAAGCAGTGGAGGATTTCATGAAGAGGATCAAGTGTTATGAAAACTCCTACGAGACGCTGGATGAAGTCTTGGACAG GGATCTCTCTTACATTAAAATCATGGACGTTGGTCAGCGGTACTTGGTCAACAGGGTGTTGGACCACATCCAGAGCCGGATCGTCTACTACCTCATGAACATTCACATCACGCCGCGCTCCATCTACCTGTGCCGCCATGGTGAGAGCGAGCTCAATGTCAATGGTCGAATCGGAGGAGACTCAGGCCTCACACCTAGAGGCAAAGAG TTTGCGAAGAAGCTGAGCCAGTTCATCCAGACACAGGGCATCAGCGACCTGAAGGTGTGGACCAGTCAGATGAAGAGAACCATCCAGACAGCTGAGGCTCTCAATGTGCCCTATGAACAGTGGAAGGTCCTGAACGAGATTGATGCA GGCGTGTGTGAGGAGATGATGTATGAGGAGATTCAGGAGCACTATCCTCTGGAGTTTGCTCTGAGGGACCAGGACAAATACCGCTATCGTTACCCGAAAGGAGAG TCCTATGAGGACCTGGTGCAGCGGTTGGAGCCCGTCATCATGGAGCTGGAGCGGCAAGAGAACGTGCTGGTCATCTGTCACCAGGCCGTCTTGCGCTGCCTGTTGGCCTATTTCCTGGACAAGACAGCAG AAGAGCTGCCGTACCTGAAGTGCCCGCTGCACACTGTGCTGAAGCTAACGCCAGTGGCCTACG GCTGTAAGGTGGAGTCCATCAGCTTAAATGTGGATGCAGTCAACACACACCGAGAAAGACCAGAG AATGTGAACATCCATCGTACAAACGAAGACGCCCTGCAGACCGTCCCTCCTCACCTCTGA
- the pfkfb4a gene encoding 6-phosphofructo-2-kinase/fructose-2,6-bisphosphatase 4a isoform X3: MMRGCSSRSKLTQNQDRAEGEGSSSSSSSSSKDELQTEPAAAAESEESAVEIVCMTNCPTLIVTVGLPARGKTYISKKLTRYLNWIGVPTREFNVGQYRRDFVKIYKSFEFFRPDNEEGLKIRRHCASAALNDVRQYLTEEGGQVAVFDATNTTRERRETIIQFAEQNGFKVFFVESVCEDPDVIQENIVQVKLSSPDYTNCNTEEAVEDFMKRIKCYENSYETLDEVLDRDLSYIKIMDVGQRYLVNRVLDHIQSRIVYYLMNIHITPRSIYLCRHGESELNVNGRIGGDSGLTPRGKEFAKKLSQFIQTQGISDLKVWTSQMKRTIQTAEALNVPYEQWKVLNEIDAGVCEEMMYEEIQEHYPLEFALRDQDKYRYRYPKGESYEDLVQRLEPVIMELERQENVLVICHQAVLRCLLAYFLDKTAEELPYLKCPLHTVLKLTPVAYGCKVESISLNVDAVNTHRERPENVEVSRMPQEALLTVPAHQ; this comes from the exons ATGATGAGAGGCTGCTCCAGCAGAAGCAAGCTCACACAGAACCAGGACAGAGCGG AAGGAGagggtagcagcagcagcagcagcagcagcagcaaagatgAGCTACAGACTGAGCCAGCAGCAGCGGCTGAGTCAGAAGAATCAGCCGTGGAAATTG TATGTATGACCAACTGCCCCACCCTAATTGTGACAGTGGGCCTTCCTGCCAGGGGGAAGACCTATATCTCCAAGAAGCTGACCCGCTATCTTAACTGGATTGGAGTGCCCACCAGAG AGTTCAATGTTGGGCAGTACAGGAGAGATTTCGTGAAGATCTACAAGTCCTTTGAGTTCTTCCGTCCAGACAACGAGGAGGGGTTAAAGATCAGACG GCACTGTGCTTCGGCAGCGTTGAACGATGTGCGGCAGTATCTCACTGAAGAAGGAGGCCAAGTTGCA GTTTTTGATGCAACAAACACCAccagagaaaggagggaaacCATCATCCAGTTTGCAGAGCAGAATGGCTTTAAG gTGTTCTTCGTGGAGTCTGTGTGTGAAGATCCAGATGTCATACAGGAGAACATAgtg CAAGTGAAGCTGAGTAGCCCTGACTACACCAACTGTAACACAGAAGAAGCAGTGGAGGATTTCATGAAGAGGATCAAGTGTTATGAAAACTCCTACGAGACGCTGGATGAAGTCTTGGACAG GGATCTCTCTTACATTAAAATCATGGACGTTGGTCAGCGGTACTTGGTCAACAGGGTGTTGGACCACATCCAGAGCCGGATCGTCTACTACCTCATGAACATTCACATCACGCCGCGCTCCATCTACCTGTGCCGCCATGGTGAGAGCGAGCTCAATGTCAATGGTCGAATCGGAGGAGACTCAGGCCTCACACCTAGAGGCAAAGAG TTTGCGAAGAAGCTGAGCCAGTTCATCCAGACACAGGGCATCAGCGACCTGAAGGTGTGGACCAGTCAGATGAAGAGAACCATCCAGACAGCTGAGGCTCTCAATGTGCCCTATGAACAGTGGAAGGTCCTGAACGAGATTGATGCA GGCGTGTGTGAGGAGATGATGTATGAGGAGATTCAGGAGCACTATCCTCTGGAGTTTGCTCTGAGGGACCAGGACAAATACCGCTATCGTTACCCGAAAGGAGAG TCCTATGAGGACCTGGTGCAGCGGTTGGAGCCCGTCATCATGGAGCTGGAGCGGCAAGAGAACGTGCTGGTCATCTGTCACCAGGCCGTCTTGCGCTGCCTGTTGGCCTATTTCCTGGACAAGACAGCAG AAGAGCTGCCGTACCTGAAGTGCCCGCTGCACACTGTGCTGAAGCTAACGCCAGTGGCCTACG GCTGTAAGGTGGAGTCCATCAGCTTAAATGTGGATGCAGTCAACACACACCGAGAAAGACCAGAG aaCGTAGAAGTGTCGCGGATGCCACAGGAGGCTTTGCTAACAGTGCCAGCTCACCAATGA
- the pfkfb4a gene encoding 6-phosphofructo-2-kinase/fructose-2,6-bisphosphatase 4a isoform X5 translates to MMRGCSSRSKLTQNQDRAVCMTNCPTLIVTVGLPARGKTYISKKLTRYLNWIGVPTREFNVGQYRRDFVKIYKSFEFFRPDNEEGLKIRRHCASAALNDVRQYLTEEGGQVAVFDATNTTRERRETIIQFAEQNGFKVFFVESVCEDPDVIQENIVQVKLSSPDYTNCNTEEAVEDFMKRIKCYENSYETLDEVLDRDLSYIKIMDVGQRYLVNRVLDHIQSRIVYYLMNIHITPRSIYLCRHGESELNVNGRIGGDSGLTPRGKEFAKKLSQFIQTQGISDLKVWTSQMKRTIQTAEALNVPYEQWKVLNEIDAGVCEEMMYEEIQEHYPLEFALRDQDKYRYRYPKGESYEDLVQRLEPVIMELERQENVLVICHQAVLRCLLAYFLDKTAEELPYLKCPLHTVLKLTPVAYGCKVESISLNVDAVNTHRERPENVEVSRMPQEALLTVPAHQ, encoded by the exons ATGATGAGAGGCTGCTCCAGCAGAAGCAAGCTCACACAGAACCAGGACAGAGCGG TATGTATGACCAACTGCCCCACCCTAATTGTGACAGTGGGCCTTCCTGCCAGGGGGAAGACCTATATCTCCAAGAAGCTGACCCGCTATCTTAACTGGATTGGAGTGCCCACCAGAG AGTTCAATGTTGGGCAGTACAGGAGAGATTTCGTGAAGATCTACAAGTCCTTTGAGTTCTTCCGTCCAGACAACGAGGAGGGGTTAAAGATCAGACG GCACTGTGCTTCGGCAGCGTTGAACGATGTGCGGCAGTATCTCACTGAAGAAGGAGGCCAAGTTGCA GTTTTTGATGCAACAAACACCAccagagaaaggagggaaacCATCATCCAGTTTGCAGAGCAGAATGGCTTTAAG gTGTTCTTCGTGGAGTCTGTGTGTGAAGATCCAGATGTCATACAGGAGAACATAgtg CAAGTGAAGCTGAGTAGCCCTGACTACACCAACTGTAACACAGAAGAAGCAGTGGAGGATTTCATGAAGAGGATCAAGTGTTATGAAAACTCCTACGAGACGCTGGATGAAGTCTTGGACAG GGATCTCTCTTACATTAAAATCATGGACGTTGGTCAGCGGTACTTGGTCAACAGGGTGTTGGACCACATCCAGAGCCGGATCGTCTACTACCTCATGAACATTCACATCACGCCGCGCTCCATCTACCTGTGCCGCCATGGTGAGAGCGAGCTCAATGTCAATGGTCGAATCGGAGGAGACTCAGGCCTCACACCTAGAGGCAAAGAG TTTGCGAAGAAGCTGAGCCAGTTCATCCAGACACAGGGCATCAGCGACCTGAAGGTGTGGACCAGTCAGATGAAGAGAACCATCCAGACAGCTGAGGCTCTCAATGTGCCCTATGAACAGTGGAAGGTCCTGAACGAGATTGATGCA GGCGTGTGTGAGGAGATGATGTATGAGGAGATTCAGGAGCACTATCCTCTGGAGTTTGCTCTGAGGGACCAGGACAAATACCGCTATCGTTACCCGAAAGGAGAG TCCTATGAGGACCTGGTGCAGCGGTTGGAGCCCGTCATCATGGAGCTGGAGCGGCAAGAGAACGTGCTGGTCATCTGTCACCAGGCCGTCTTGCGCTGCCTGTTGGCCTATTTCCTGGACAAGACAGCAG AAGAGCTGCCGTACCTGAAGTGCCCGCTGCACACTGTGCTGAAGCTAACGCCAGTGGCCTACG GCTGTAAGGTGGAGTCCATCAGCTTAAATGTGGATGCAGTCAACACACACCGAGAAAGACCAGAG aaCGTAGAAGTGTCGCGGATGCCACAGGAGGCTTTGCTAACAGTGCCAGCTCACCAATGA
- the pfkfb4a gene encoding 6-phosphofructo-2-kinase/fructose-2,6-bisphosphatase 4a isoform X2, with translation MKHRSPSEQHHGKRPRVPAAAASTSPQGGMEDQTPSNPRELTQNPLKKIWMPCKNGLPEKHISQRKVCMTNCPTLIVTVGLPARGKTYISKKLTRYLNWIGVPTREFNVGQYRRDFVKIYKSFEFFRPDNEEGLKIRRHCASAALNDVRQYLTEEGGQVAVFDATNTTRERRETIIQFAEQNGFKVFFVESVCEDPDVIQENIVQVKLSSPDYTNCNTEEAVEDFMKRIKCYENSYETLDEVLDRDLSYIKIMDVGQRYLVNRVLDHIQSRIVYYLMNIHITPRSIYLCRHGESELNVNGRIGGDSGLTPRGKEFAKKLSQFIQTQGISDLKVWTSQMKRTIQTAEALNVPYEQWKVLNEIDAGVCEEMMYEEIQEHYPLEFALRDQDKYRYRYPKGESYEDLVQRLEPVIMELERQENVLVICHQAVLRCLLAYFLDKTAEELPYLKCPLHTVLKLTPVAYGCKVESISLNVDAVNTHRERPENVNIHRTNEDALQTVPPHL, from the exons ATGAAACACCGGTCACCTTCAGAGCAGCATCACGGGAAAAGGCCCCGTGTTCCCGCCGCGGCTGCCTCCACCTCACCGCAAGGCGGAATGGAGGACCAAACACCGTCGAATCCGCGGGAACTCACCCAAAACCCGCTCAAGAAGATCTGGATGCCGTGTAAAAATGGCCttcctgaaaaacacatttctcaaagAAAGG TATGTATGACCAACTGCCCCACCCTAATTGTGACAGTGGGCCTTCCTGCCAGGGGGAAGACCTATATCTCCAAGAAGCTGACCCGCTATCTTAACTGGATTGGAGTGCCCACCAGAG AGTTCAATGTTGGGCAGTACAGGAGAGATTTCGTGAAGATCTACAAGTCCTTTGAGTTCTTCCGTCCAGACAACGAGGAGGGGTTAAAGATCAGACG GCACTGTGCTTCGGCAGCGTTGAACGATGTGCGGCAGTATCTCACTGAAGAAGGAGGCCAAGTTGCA GTTTTTGATGCAACAAACACCAccagagaaaggagggaaacCATCATCCAGTTTGCAGAGCAGAATGGCTTTAAG gTGTTCTTCGTGGAGTCTGTGTGTGAAGATCCAGATGTCATACAGGAGAACATAgtg CAAGTGAAGCTGAGTAGCCCTGACTACACCAACTGTAACACAGAAGAAGCAGTGGAGGATTTCATGAAGAGGATCAAGTGTTATGAAAACTCCTACGAGACGCTGGATGAAGTCTTGGACAG GGATCTCTCTTACATTAAAATCATGGACGTTGGTCAGCGGTACTTGGTCAACAGGGTGTTGGACCACATCCAGAGCCGGATCGTCTACTACCTCATGAACATTCACATCACGCCGCGCTCCATCTACCTGTGCCGCCATGGTGAGAGCGAGCTCAATGTCAATGGTCGAATCGGAGGAGACTCAGGCCTCACACCTAGAGGCAAAGAG TTTGCGAAGAAGCTGAGCCAGTTCATCCAGACACAGGGCATCAGCGACCTGAAGGTGTGGACCAGTCAGATGAAGAGAACCATCCAGACAGCTGAGGCTCTCAATGTGCCCTATGAACAGTGGAAGGTCCTGAACGAGATTGATGCA GGCGTGTGTGAGGAGATGATGTATGAGGAGATTCAGGAGCACTATCCTCTGGAGTTTGCTCTGAGGGACCAGGACAAATACCGCTATCGTTACCCGAAAGGAGAG TCCTATGAGGACCTGGTGCAGCGGTTGGAGCCCGTCATCATGGAGCTGGAGCGGCAAGAGAACGTGCTGGTCATCTGTCACCAGGCCGTCTTGCGCTGCCTGTTGGCCTATTTCCTGGACAAGACAGCAG AAGAGCTGCCGTACCTGAAGTGCCCGCTGCACACTGTGCTGAAGCTAACGCCAGTGGCCTACG GCTGTAAGGTGGAGTCCATCAGCTTAAATGTGGATGCAGTCAACACACACCGAGAAAGACCAGAG AATGTGAACATCCATCGTACAAACGAAGACGCCCTGCAGACCGTCCCTCCTCACCTCTGA
- the pfkfb4a gene encoding 6-phosphofructo-2-kinase/fructose-2,6-bisphosphatase 4a isoform X1, which translates to MKHRSPSEQHHGKRPRVPAAAASTSPQGGMEDQTPSNPRELTQNPLKKIWMPCKNGLPEKHISQRKVCMTNCPTLIVTVGLPARGKTYISKKLTRYLNWIGVPTREFNVGQYRRDFVKIYKSFEFFRPDNEEGLKIRRHCASAALNDVRQYLTEEGGQVAVFDATNTTRERRETIIQFAEQNGFKVFFVESVCEDPDVIQENIVQVKLSSPDYTNCNTEEAVEDFMKRIKCYENSYETLDEVLDRDLSYIKIMDVGQRYLVNRVLDHIQSRIVYYLMNIHITPRSIYLCRHGESELNVNGRIGGDSGLTPRGKEFAKKLSQFIQTQGISDLKVWTSQMKRTIQTAEALNVPYEQWKVLNEIDAGVCEEMMYEEIQEHYPLEFALRDQDKYRYRYPKGESYEDLVQRLEPVIMELERQENVLVICHQAVLRCLLAYFLDKTAEELPYLKCPLHTVLKLTPVAYGCKVESISLNVDAVNTHRERPENVEVSRMPQEALLTVPAHQ; encoded by the exons ATGAAACACCGGTCACCTTCAGAGCAGCATCACGGGAAAAGGCCCCGTGTTCCCGCCGCGGCTGCCTCCACCTCACCGCAAGGCGGAATGGAGGACCAAACACCGTCGAATCCGCGGGAACTCACCCAAAACCCGCTCAAGAAGATCTGGATGCCGTGTAAAAATGGCCttcctgaaaaacacatttctcaaagAAAGG TATGTATGACCAACTGCCCCACCCTAATTGTGACAGTGGGCCTTCCTGCCAGGGGGAAGACCTATATCTCCAAGAAGCTGACCCGCTATCTTAACTGGATTGGAGTGCCCACCAGAG AGTTCAATGTTGGGCAGTACAGGAGAGATTTCGTGAAGATCTACAAGTCCTTTGAGTTCTTCCGTCCAGACAACGAGGAGGGGTTAAAGATCAGACG GCACTGTGCTTCGGCAGCGTTGAACGATGTGCGGCAGTATCTCACTGAAGAAGGAGGCCAAGTTGCA GTTTTTGATGCAACAAACACCAccagagaaaggagggaaacCATCATCCAGTTTGCAGAGCAGAATGGCTTTAAG gTGTTCTTCGTGGAGTCTGTGTGTGAAGATCCAGATGTCATACAGGAGAACATAgtg CAAGTGAAGCTGAGTAGCCCTGACTACACCAACTGTAACACAGAAGAAGCAGTGGAGGATTTCATGAAGAGGATCAAGTGTTATGAAAACTCCTACGAGACGCTGGATGAAGTCTTGGACAG GGATCTCTCTTACATTAAAATCATGGACGTTGGTCAGCGGTACTTGGTCAACAGGGTGTTGGACCACATCCAGAGCCGGATCGTCTACTACCTCATGAACATTCACATCACGCCGCGCTCCATCTACCTGTGCCGCCATGGTGAGAGCGAGCTCAATGTCAATGGTCGAATCGGAGGAGACTCAGGCCTCACACCTAGAGGCAAAGAG TTTGCGAAGAAGCTGAGCCAGTTCATCCAGACACAGGGCATCAGCGACCTGAAGGTGTGGACCAGTCAGATGAAGAGAACCATCCAGACAGCTGAGGCTCTCAATGTGCCCTATGAACAGTGGAAGGTCCTGAACGAGATTGATGCA GGCGTGTGTGAGGAGATGATGTATGAGGAGATTCAGGAGCACTATCCTCTGGAGTTTGCTCTGAGGGACCAGGACAAATACCGCTATCGTTACCCGAAAGGAGAG TCCTATGAGGACCTGGTGCAGCGGTTGGAGCCCGTCATCATGGAGCTGGAGCGGCAAGAGAACGTGCTGGTCATCTGTCACCAGGCCGTCTTGCGCTGCCTGTTGGCCTATTTCCTGGACAAGACAGCAG AAGAGCTGCCGTACCTGAAGTGCCCGCTGCACACTGTGCTGAAGCTAACGCCAGTGGCCTACG GCTGTAAGGTGGAGTCCATCAGCTTAAATGTGGATGCAGTCAACACACACCGAGAAAGACCAGAG aaCGTAGAAGTGTCGCGGATGCCACAGGAGGCTTTGCTAACAGTGCCAGCTCACCAATGA
- the pfkfb4a gene encoding 6-phosphofructo-2-kinase/fructose-2,6-bisphosphatase 4a isoform X7 codes for MTNCPTLIVTVGLPARGKTYISKKLTRYLNWIGVPTREFNVGQYRRDFVKIYKSFEFFRPDNEEGLKIRRHCASAALNDVRQYLTEEGGQVAVFDATNTTRERRETIIQFAEQNGFKVFFVESVCEDPDVIQENIVQVKLSSPDYTNCNTEEAVEDFMKRIKCYENSYETLDEVLDRDLSYIKIMDVGQRYLVNRVLDHIQSRIVYYLMNIHITPRSIYLCRHGESELNVNGRIGGDSGLTPRGKEFAKKLSQFIQTQGISDLKVWTSQMKRTIQTAEALNVPYEQWKVLNEIDAGVCEEMMYEEIQEHYPLEFALRDQDKYRYRYPKGESYEDLVQRLEPVIMELERQENVLVICHQAVLRCLLAYFLDKTAEELPYLKCPLHTVLKLTPVAYGCKVESISLNVDAVNTHRERPENVEVSRMPQEALLTVPAHQ; via the exons ATGACCAACTGCCCCACCCTAATTGTGACAGTGGGCCTTCCTGCCAGGGGGAAGACCTATATCTCCAAGAAGCTGACCCGCTATCTTAACTGGATTGGAGTGCCCACCAGAG AGTTCAATGTTGGGCAGTACAGGAGAGATTTCGTGAAGATCTACAAGTCCTTTGAGTTCTTCCGTCCAGACAACGAGGAGGGGTTAAAGATCAGACG GCACTGTGCTTCGGCAGCGTTGAACGATGTGCGGCAGTATCTCACTGAAGAAGGAGGCCAAGTTGCA GTTTTTGATGCAACAAACACCAccagagaaaggagggaaacCATCATCCAGTTTGCAGAGCAGAATGGCTTTAAG gTGTTCTTCGTGGAGTCTGTGTGTGAAGATCCAGATGTCATACAGGAGAACATAgtg CAAGTGAAGCTGAGTAGCCCTGACTACACCAACTGTAACACAGAAGAAGCAGTGGAGGATTTCATGAAGAGGATCAAGTGTTATGAAAACTCCTACGAGACGCTGGATGAAGTCTTGGACAG GGATCTCTCTTACATTAAAATCATGGACGTTGGTCAGCGGTACTTGGTCAACAGGGTGTTGGACCACATCCAGAGCCGGATCGTCTACTACCTCATGAACATTCACATCACGCCGCGCTCCATCTACCTGTGCCGCCATGGTGAGAGCGAGCTCAATGTCAATGGTCGAATCGGAGGAGACTCAGGCCTCACACCTAGAGGCAAAGAG TTTGCGAAGAAGCTGAGCCAGTTCATCCAGACACAGGGCATCAGCGACCTGAAGGTGTGGACCAGTCAGATGAAGAGAACCATCCAGACAGCTGAGGCTCTCAATGTGCCCTATGAACAGTGGAAGGTCCTGAACGAGATTGATGCA GGCGTGTGTGAGGAGATGATGTATGAGGAGATTCAGGAGCACTATCCTCTGGAGTTTGCTCTGAGGGACCAGGACAAATACCGCTATCGTTACCCGAAAGGAGAG TCCTATGAGGACCTGGTGCAGCGGTTGGAGCCCGTCATCATGGAGCTGGAGCGGCAAGAGAACGTGCTGGTCATCTGTCACCAGGCCGTCTTGCGCTGCCTGTTGGCCTATTTCCTGGACAAGACAGCAG AAGAGCTGCCGTACCTGAAGTGCCCGCTGCACACTGTGCTGAAGCTAACGCCAGTGGCCTACG GCTGTAAGGTGGAGTCCATCAGCTTAAATGTGGATGCAGTCAACACACACCGAGAAAGACCAGAG aaCGTAGAAGTGTCGCGGATGCCACAGGAGGCTTTGCTAACAGTGCCAGCTCACCAATGA